The following nucleotide sequence is from Populus nigra chromosome 15, ddPopNigr1.1, whole genome shotgun sequence.
AGCTTTTTTATCTGAGATGACAACATAGCATATAcattccctttttttctctctcttgaacAAACATATAATTCCTGgtaaatttttgtttcatgatGTAATGTATTCTTCTCCTGGTTCTTCAATTTATCTAGTATATCACATTGACAAGTTGCATCTAATCTTTATATCATACATACTTTTGATCGAACAAAAGATCTAATTACTCTAACTCACTTTCTTTCCTATCACGGTGCAGGTTCGACTTATTAAGGAGTTGTATGGAAATCAAATAGGAGAGCTGTATCATAGCCTACCCTACCACATAATAGAATTTGTACTAGATGATTTCCCTTGGTGAGTACTTTTTTACTGCTGCATGCTATGGAATGCTTTTTGTACTTTATCTACAGTGGTTTGCTTACATAATTTCTTGAGATTATCTCATTCCTCATCTTTCTTTTTACCAAATTAATCTACATTATACTGTAGCTTACCCAAGGTTCATCGACTCTTTCTCTCATGTGGTGATCTTTAACTTCACTAACCTTGGAGATATTTTGCAATCCCTTTGTTGCTAAAAGGGAACTGTAGCATAATCAATGCATgattggttttttcagtttctataGCATCAAGGATGAATCCTGTACTACACATATTGGATATGCATCTGCATATTCTGATGTTTTACTATGCCTTTTTCTTGTTGCAGCAAGGTAATTGTCAGTCTTAGATATGCAGACCTTGTCTCTGTACTTCCAACTCGGGTCAGAGTCATTGCATGGCCAATTGATCAGTTTAAGAAAAGTGAAGTAATGGGAGCTCACCCTAGTCCAAGTCGTCTATCTTACGCAGAGGATGCCTTGAAAAGTATGAGCTTGCCAGAAGGTGATTTTTACCCTAAGATGTTGAGCTTTctattttcaaattgaaagtCAAGActtgtgcttattttttctgtcgtcttttatcctcttagtctTCTGAATTGACCAAGAAGAACATCCATAAACAGAAGCAAATATGTGGTTCATTCTTTCTCTACTctgtgttttctttctttcttttgactGGTTAATTGCATGATTTTGTGAATGAGCTCGACTTGCTTGTCTTGATAGTTGACATATTTTTTCCTGATTATTAGTTTTTCATTTGACAATATCATCCCTGCTTGCTTATGGGGAATGAGATTGTGATAAATGCTGTTTCTTGCTAAAACTGGATATTTGGTCAGACTGATGCCAGTTTAGATGCTCACCTTATTTATTTCCTCTGACTTAAACTCTGTTGGCTCTTTGAGACATTGTTTGCCATCAAATGTGTGTTTGTTTAACTGTGATTCGTTTTAAGAACTTCCCTGGACTTCATGCTTTCAGCTTTCATAAGTCAGAGATGGGATGATCTATGCTGTTTGAATATAAACTAGGTATATGGGGAATACATTGTAGTGGCTGGTGCTGGTTTATATGCTTACCTAATCTTTTTTCCACCAATATAATTTTGGGTCTCTTTGACGCATTTTCTGCATCaggtttctgatttttttaggttaatgTTGCCTTCAAAGAACTCTTGTGCATTTCCTGCGTTGCTTCTCCTTACTTTATCATGTTGCCTTCAAAGAACTCCTGCATTTCCTGTGTTCATGTTCCTTACTTTATCACTGCGTTTCATTTTGTCGGTGTCTCCTGTCGGTTTTCTGTTTGTTCTGATTTGTTCTTGCTTATTATCCATTGCAGCATATGCAGAGATCGTATTGAGGCTGCGACCAGTCACTCAGGAAATTTGAATCCGAGTTAGTGCTTCAGTTTTTTGGCAGAAAACTTCTGATCTGTACAACCGTATCATAATGGTGCCGGAGCAACTCTTAAACTGTTTCTTGAGATGATTAGTACTCAATGTGAAATATGAACCCCCCCGCCCCCCCTTTCTGGAAGAAAAGATTGTCataaatatttacaagaatataaaatatgatCTTAGGGGTGAACAAATTAACCGAATTATCTGAACCTAAAATTAACCAAACTGAATGGTTTTCTGAGTTTATTAGATCATTTCAGtcagaaaatttgaaaaaaaatgatggccggaatcaaattgaatcaaactaaaaaaaccccaTTATAGACTGAAGGCCTATTATACTTGaagatttattaaattcaaattatttgtttttaatataaatcgaATTATTTGAATCATACTGAATGATCTTGAATGTATACTTGTATGAAATTTTAACGATGCACTGACTATGTTTTTCCGCTAATATATTCATGAGGCATCTGGATTTCAAGTCAGAAACAAATACACGTCAATTTGTTCTCGCACGTCCATCAAAAATCGACTCCGAGAAGGAGTTCAGTTGATTTCAAGGTACCAGCCCATCAAAAAGAACTGTCATGGTTCGATTAATGACCCTCGACATGGGTGACGTGTCCACCATAAACGAAAGTCGTGAAGCTCCTTCCCTGACTAATATCCTATTAATTTtcaagtaattgttttttctttgtttgtaacCGTGGTgaggcagcagcagcagcttcacGTTGCTAGCAAGTGCATAAATCATTTCCATCTTCGCTGTTGCCCTTGTTGCAAGCTAAGGAAGAGCTAGAATTGTTTTCCCCTCTACAAACTCTGTAGCCATGCCGCCCTACAAAAGCCCGTTTACCATTACAGTGCAATTGCCAGTAGAACTCACTGGAGATCAGTTTTGCGAGTTTTCAATTGCAAGCCCTTCAAATCCGGTGATCCGTCACTTAAAATCTAGTTTGAGccgagtttcaaattaaactagGTTAAAATTAacctagtttgattttttattttaatttttaattttatatatataaaaattaaaatagcatCATTCCAAGTCTTGTAACCCGAGCTTTATATTGGACTATAACCAAGCCGGGTTTAATAGCTTTGCTATAAGCATCAGCCCAACCTATACTGATGAGTGATGCAGAAGCTTCTCTCGTATTCCCATTGCCTCAGTTTTTCACTAGAAGCCAAGCTTGGAAACTTAGTTAATGGAACAAGTGATTCCATCCACAACTAATAGCAGCAGTTAGATGGtctaaagaaagagaaagctCTGAAGAATCACTTTAAACAGTAGCCTCGGATTGCATAACTCTATTAGCAACGTAAATTGATGCAGGGCATGTAAAATTAAACGTGACAGAAAATTGGTACAGAGGAGGAGATGGATGGCTGATTATATTTAGCTCCTAAAGGAGAAACCATGTCCTCTGGGCTTGAATGGTAGataacaacaaacaaagagTACCTAAGTAGTTATAGCAAGAGGAATGCCATTCTAGTCTGATTAAAAATATTCTCTCTCGAGGCCTTCTTCGTCGTCATATAGCTATAGCTGCTTCCGGCTTTAATTACTCCGAGGAGTTTGTTCTCTTCGAGACTTGTAAACTCCTTAAAGTGTGTAATGTTGTTGAATTGTATCAATGTCTAGTCCCTTCAGCTTCACCACTGATTCCACATGCCCCTTGAGGGTGTTCAGCTCCCTCAGCCTGCGAAGAAACATGATTTATGAGTACGCAAAAGATCATGGAAGGACAACAGCTTTTTTGCTCCCTGATTCGTTGTGGAATATGGCTTGCTTACCTTGCCATCTCAGCCCTGCGCTTGGCTTGCTCTGCGATCTCAGAAAGCTCCCTGTAACTACTCTTGTCGGAAAAGATAGTGTTGGTCTGAGCGGGTTGGAGGCCATGGAGGGTCCTCTGAGCTGTGGCCCACTgagcttctctctcttctttcccATAGTCTTTCTTTGTAGTAAAGGCAGTCTGTTACAAAGAAGGTAGCAAGTGAGCAAAGAACATGAGCAGAAAATCAGACTCGGACTCGGGATTttgttaatgaaataatataccTTGTTCTCCAAGAAATTATCCCAAGCCTTCCCGCTCAAGATATAGCGGATTACAAATTTGAGAACATCAAGCGGCAGATATGTCACCAAGCTAAATAGCCAGATTACTCCAGCCCACCCCCAGCCGCACCCCTTGATATGTGCAAAACCCCAGTTTGCGTAGACTGCTATCAATGTCGCAATCTGTCATTCATAGAGTGGCGGCAATGTATTAGGTTTCACTGATAATCTGATTCATTTTCCAAACTATAAGCAAAATATTTGACATTCAGAATGCGGAGCCCAAGATTATCATTAGCAGAAGGTAAATAGAGTGCATTGCCCTGCTTAAAAAACCCGAAGCAGCACAAACAAGAGAAGGCCATGACAAACTAAGCATGGTAGGGAGGGTTGTTTTAAGTAGTGATTGGCGGATAGGATGAATCCTTACCAGCTGAGCGACTACAAACGCACTGACAAGAAGAAGTCCAGGACGTTCAACAAAAGACCAGCTGCGGGATCGTGTGACGAAAATAAGGGCCTGGCTCACAATACTCACTTGCAAGTACAAGGCCGCCATCATTTCATATTTGCTATCTCTCAGTGATCTTACGCCAAACTTATCCTGTGTTAcgaaaatcatataaatatatataatctgaATAAAGGAAAACACAAACTGACAATGATATTGTATGATATTCTTACTGAAAAGAAGTCTGTGTCTTTCATAATCCAGAAGAATAATACTGTCATTAGGGCCAAGTAACCTCCAAGCACAACACCAGTACTAAATATCTCTTTAAGTTTCCAACTGTCTGGCAGTGGAGATGGCTTCACTCGATCCTTTGATATTGTCATGATTGTTCCTGGAGGTTTGATAATGCACCTTATCAGACTTGTGCACATGCTAATTCAGTTCATGGTAATTTGTAAAAAGAGAATGATATAAATTTACGAGGAGGTTTACTAGAGATCTCACCGTCATTTAGGATTGCAATGATCAAAACCATGAATGGAGCGAAGTCAAATTTCCATATCAGGGCAATAAACATGAAGCCAAACTGCCATAGAAAGAACAAGTAGAAGGACATGATCAAAACAGATGTCTCGAGAAGATTAGTAATAGAAAGATACATTCATGGACATGTTGGTACTTGCCACAATACGAATGGTAATTGAAACTGCATATATCTGCAAAAGAGAACGGTCAGACCAGAGTGAGTTAGACACTTGCAAATTCAACAACCGCGAACACAGCAATAAAACAAGCAGAAGATGTAACTAACAGTGTAGTTCTTCATCCTTTGGAATATAGCCCTGCTGGTCAGCACTGCACTTATAATAACACTAAGTCCTGGTTCAGTAAGGACAATGTCGGAAGCGCCTCTGGCAGCATCAGTAGCATCAGCAACAGCAATTCCAATATCTGCTTTCTTCAGAGCAGGGGCGTCATTAACACCATCTCCAGTCATTCCACATATGTGCTTCCTCTCCTGTAGCCTCTTAACAATTTCATATTTATGTTCtgtaaaaatgaataaaaaggtGTCAAGTCAACACTAGGAAACATGATAAAAAGTAATCAAAATCTAAAAGATAATCATGTAAGAAAATAATGGATGTCAATTGAAATCATGCTCAAATAGTGAGGGGAGAAGGGGGGCTGAAGAAAGATCACAATCTTGTACATGCTGACAAAATTAATTGCGACAGTGACTTTTATCATTtggaaaaattaacaaaataaaaatctgcaAATTACCATGATATGGAAAAGAAAACGAGTGCAAGTGcattttggaaaaagaaaaagaaaaagaaaaagaaaaaaaaagcaccagTATTAGGCAGCTGACTTCACCTGGAAAAACTCCAGCAAATCCATCAGCCTTTTCAATCAACTCATCCACAGGgagggctgcaatggcagcatcCTTATCTTGGCCGAGCAATGAAGAAGAGGGGTACATGTTCGTTCCCATTCCAAGCCTCCTGCCAGTTTCCTTAGCAATTGCGAGCTGATCCCCTGGACATTGAGGAAACAGCAAACAAAGCCTAAGTAATGGCATAAgaacaaatttcaaaatgagAATGAAAAAGACTTACCAGTAATCATCTTAACATTAACACCAAGGTGGAGAGCTCTTCTAATGGTTTCAGCACTGTCGTGCCTAGGAGGATCGAACAAGGGCAGCAAACCAACAAGTTGCCATGGTGCCCCTGGAGCATCTTTTGATTTCTCAGGTACTTCCTGCATCCATTTCATTGAAGGAACGAAACAATAAGATCAGGCTTGTTTGAGTAGCATGGTGACAAGATGTAGATAAACACTAAACTGCAGACCTGTTTGGCAACACCTAAAGATCGAAGTCCACGTTCAGCAAACTTGTCAATCACAGAATGAACCTTCCTCTTAACATCTTCCTTGCAATTGCATAGAGTTAAGATCTGCATAGAAGTACAAATAGGGAATGAGTTAGTAGTTATTACTTTTGAGTGCTGATTACCGAGTTGGTAAAGGGAAAAGCATGATACCTGCTCAGGGGCACCCTTGCTAGCCCGGTGCCAGTTTCCATTATTATCAATGTAAGTCAGAGCAGTCCTCTTGTCCACAGGGTTGAAAGGAAGGAAATGAACTTCTCTGATCCCAGCTCGTGCCTGCCAAACAATAATGAAAAGGACTATTACTTTAAGTTCTGATTTTTTGTGCAACCTCAGATTCAGAGATCTCGGAGAAAACTGCATTAAAGCAGCTATACCTCCTTTGGGTCAGCAAGCATCCCAACAATTGCAGCATCAATGGCATCCTGATTTTCCGTCCTTGAAGCTCTCGCTGCAAGAAGCATAACATGCTCCTTCTCCACACCCTTTGCAAACACTTCAATCAAGCTCTTGTCAACAGTAAGCTTGTTCAGAGTGAGAGTCCCAGTCTTGTCACTGCAGAGAACATCCATTCCTGCCATTTCCTCGATGGCAGTCATTCTCTTGGTAATGGCACCCTGTTGAGAAAGTCTATGGGAACCAATAGCCATGGTGACAGATAAAACAGTTGGCATAGCAATAGGAATTCCTCCAATCAAGAGAACCAGCAAGTTGTCAATTCCATCTCTGTACTTGCGCTTTTGTATTGGGTACATGACTACAATCTCAATGATTATTCCAATAGCGATTGAGCAAATACAGAAATTACCAATGGCAGTAAGAACTTTCTGGAAATGTCCAACTTGATTGGTGCTGTCCACGAGATGGGCAGCCTTTCCGAAAAAGGTGTGCACACCGGTGGCAATCACAACTGCTTCAATTTCACCTTGTTTACATGTTGAGCCAGAAAACACTTCATCAGAGGGGTTCTTGGTGACAGGAAGTGACTCCCCTGTAAGGGCAGATTGATCAATCTTCAAAGGATCACCCTCAAGAAGACGGGCATCTGCAGGAACTATGTCTCCCAATTTAATGCTGATAATGTCTCCTGGAACCAAGATTGCAGCGTCTTGCTCGCTCCATCGGCCATCTCTCAGAACCTGAATTATTTTcagacataaaaatcaaataaaataacaaatagtaGATAAAAGCTAAAGCATGCAAGCAGAGCCAGTGAAGTGCAGTGATCACCTTTGTTTTAGGAGCAAGACCAGCCATGAGGGCTGCTGCCGCATTACCAGCATTGTTTTCCTCGATGAAACTAATAGTGGAGTTAATCACCAACAAGACAACGATCCCGACAAAGTCCTGCCAATCTGGAGGTCTTCCATCACCATTTGCCAAGACTATGGCCATCAATGCAGCAGCTTCCATGACCCATGACAACGGATTCCACATAAATCCCAGAAACTTGAGAATCTTGCTCTCCTGTTTATAAACCATGAAAGCTCAAATTTAACACGAACTCCATAGAACTGAATCAGACTACTATCAAtacatttttcttccattttttgaTTCACTAATGAATTGAAGAATACAAAAATTAACCTTTTTCTCTTCTAGTTTGTTTGGTCCAAAAACTTGAAGCCTGGTGGCTCCTTCGTCTGAAGTAAGACCTTCCCTTGAACATTTGAGCTGCTCAAACACTTCCTCTATAGGAATCCTCTCCTGCGAGCCAAATATTAACATTAACTAAAATTAACCAAGAAAATCTTTGCATAACGAGACACCATTTACCTTTCTACAGTATTTTGCTACAATATCATCACTCCTTCGTACATTATTCCATCCAAAAATCTAACTGACAAGAGTACATATAACATTTCATAGCAAAAGTCTGTGCaactattgtttattttttaatgccaTCAAtagaattaaaacttttttttcctttctattaaACAATCCAATATCTTTTGAATATGGAAACTTGTATTGACAATTAGTATTAAGCTCTGTCCAGCTACATCATGCACAGCAATTTCTAgagttaaaaaatcaaaatgggaAGAAGCCCTTCATTTTTCAAAAGCAACAGCCAAATCACTATATATGAGTTTAACAGCCAAATCACTATATATCAGTTTGAGCTAAGAACTCCTCTAGGCTCCTCAGATGTGAGCATGAGCTAATACTGGGCAATCAATCCAACACACCAAACGACATACATTTTGTCTCCAAAGTCTCCAGCATTAAAAAAACTCACTTATCAACCAACTTGCTGTGCAAAAACCAAAATGTAGAACA
It contains:
- the LOC133674386 gene encoding plasma membrane ATPase 4-like; this translates as MSSKGGISLEEIKNESVDLERIPIEEVFEQLKCSREGLTSDEGATRLQVFGPNKLEEKKESKILKFLGFMWNPLSWVMEAAALMAIVLANGDGRPPDWQDFVGIVVLLVINSTISFIEENNAGNAAAALMAGLAPKTKVLRDGRWSEQDAAILVPGDIISIKLGDIVPADARLLEGDPLKIDQSALTGESLPVTKNPSDEVFSGSTCKQGEIEAVVIATGVHTFFGKAAHLVDSTNQVGHFQKVLTAIGNFCICSIAIGIIIEIVVMYPIQKRKYRDGIDNLLVLLIGGIPIAMPTVLSVTMAIGSHRLSQQGAITKRMTAIEEMAGMDVLCSDKTGTLTLNKLTVDKSLIEVFAKGVEKEHVMLLAARASRTENQDAIDAAIVGMLADPKEARAGIREVHFLPFNPVDKRTALTYIDNNGNWHRASKGAPEQILTLCNCKEDVKRKVHSVIDKFAERGLRSLGVAKQEVPEKSKDAPGAPWQLVGLLPLFDPPRHDSAETIRRALHLGVNVKMITGDQLAIAKETGRRLGMGTNMYPSSSLLGQDKDAAIAALPVDELIEKADGFAGVFPEHKYEIVKRLQERKHICGMTGDGVNDAPALKKADIGIAVADATDAARGASDIVLTEPGLSVIISAVLTSRAIFQRMKNYTIYAVSITIRIVFGFMFIALIWKFDFAPFMVLIIAILNDGTIMTISKDRVKPSPLPDSWKLKEIFSTGVVLGGYLALMTVLFFWIMKDTDFFSDKFGVRSLRDSKYEMMAALYLQVSIVSQALIFVTRSRSWSFVERPGLLLVSAFVVAQLIATLIAVYANWGFAHIKGCGWGWAGVIWLFSLVTYLPLDVLKFVIRYILSGKAWDNFLENKTAFTTKKDYGKEEREAQWATAQRTLHGLQPAQTNTIFSDKSSYRELSEIAEQAKRRAEMARLRELNTLKGHVESVVKLKGLDIDTIQQHYTL